The following coding sequences are from one Reyranella humidisoli window:
- a CDS encoding division plane positioning ATPase MipZ — protein sequence MSEGFQPAPNPSIAQTQAPRVEGRGHVLVIGNEKGGSGKSTTALHIAVSLMNDGARVATLDLDARQGTLSRYVENRAAYVAKKGMDLPMPLHTPVLISTLNDRREAEADERARLAAALEPAVGAADFVIVDTPGSDTHLSRLAHTWADTLLTPLNDSFIDLDLLARVDPDTLKIVRPSIYAEAVWKQRQIRAVEGGRPVDWIVMRNRLSSLAARNKRDMGTVIDALARRIGFRVAAGLSERVIYKELFLTGLTLLDLKRGGKGPSLTLSHVAARQEVRDLVASLNLPGGSPAEADAPATEEATPDPQPAG from the coding sequence GTGAGCGAGGGATTCCAACCGGCGCCCAACCCGAGCATCGCCCAGACGCAGGCGCCTCGGGTCGAGGGCCGCGGGCACGTCCTCGTGATCGGCAACGAGAAGGGTGGCTCGGGCAAGTCGACGACGGCGCTGCATATCGCCGTGTCGCTGATGAACGACGGCGCGCGCGTGGCGACGCTCGATCTCGACGCGCGGCAGGGCACACTGAGCCGCTACGTCGAGAACCGCGCCGCCTATGTCGCGAAGAAGGGCATGGACCTGCCCATGCCGCTGCATACGCCGGTGCTGATCTCGACCCTGAACGACCGCCGCGAGGCCGAAGCCGACGAGCGCGCGCGGCTCGCGGCGGCGCTGGAGCCGGCGGTGGGCGCGGCCGACTTCGTGATCGTCGACACGCCGGGCAGCGACACCCATCTCAGCCGGCTCGCCCATACCTGGGCCGACACGCTGCTGACGCCGCTGAACGACAGTTTCATCGACCTCGACCTGCTGGCGCGCGTCGATCCGGACACGCTGAAGATCGTACGGCCCTCGATCTATGCCGAGGCGGTATGGAAGCAGCGCCAGATTCGCGCCGTCGAGGGCGGCCGGCCTGTCGACTGGATCGTGATGCGTAATCGCCTGTCGTCGCTGGCCGCGCGCAACAAGCGCGACATGGGCACGGTGATCGACGCGCTGGCCAGGCGCATCGGCTTCCGCGTGGCCGCGGGCCTCAGCGAGCGAGTGATCTACAAGGAGCTTTTCCTGACCGGTCTCACGCTGCTCGACCTGAAGCGTGGCGGAAAGGGGCCGTCCCTGACGTTGAGCCACGTCGCGGCGCGCCAGGAAGTGCGTGACCTCGTGGCGTCGCTCAACCTGCCGGGGGGCTCTCCTGCAGAAGCGGACGCGCCCGCGACAGAAGAAGCCACGCCAGACCCGCAACCTGCAGGATGA
- a CDS encoding alginate O-acetyltransferase AlgX-related protein: protein MTENGRKRIYAIVFGLILTGVTLAGLELLASLEAPPWPARALRSTPPVNVQSSDFTGLADKPWIFEPYNSWGMRDKERGIAKAADGGFRTVFIGDSYLEFQLTRLTVPGEVERRFIEAGQPKAEMINLGISATGPRSYYYRMRDVAFALSPDALAVFFFSGNDFLYDGQGYGQGILPSLVSEAPGGSILGNVMPNANWVLVNRLRLSEMLTTNKPVPQEFDTLAKIARLPPAERTPALVRHVKRYYYPDLTEQQIAAIFGRDGDAFWQAYASGKVDDESLQGWLLNLMTKSEVEQSPYFEATTKEQAARLVKDGDIQATLSWLTAMDRAARERGVPLILFIVPPGTVDPDYVAYWKPWPRFYAFNVIADYRQDRLLEALARTQIRYVDLRKDFAGVRGAYRRSDAHWTDKGVEIAANRVYEELRKLEKR, encoded by the coding sequence ATGACTGAGAACGGCCGCAAGCGAATCTACGCGATCGTATTCGGGCTGATCCTGACCGGGGTCACGCTGGCGGGCCTCGAACTGCTGGCCTCTCTCGAGGCGCCGCCGTGGCCCGCACGGGCGCTGCGCTCGACGCCGCCGGTCAACGTGCAGTCGAGTGACTTCACCGGCCTCGCGGACAAGCCGTGGATCTTCGAGCCCTACAATTCATGGGGCATGCGCGACAAGGAGCGCGGCATCGCCAAAGCGGCGGACGGCGGATTCCGCACGGTCTTCATCGGCGACAGCTATCTGGAGTTCCAGCTCACGCGCCTCACCGTGCCTGGCGAGGTCGAGCGGCGCTTCATCGAGGCCGGCCAGCCGAAGGCCGAGATGATCAATCTCGGAATCTCCGCCACGGGCCCGCGCAGCTACTACTATCGGATGCGCGACGTGGCTTTTGCGCTGTCGCCCGATGCGCTCGCGGTGTTCTTCTTCTCGGGAAACGACTTCCTCTATGACGGGCAGGGCTACGGTCAGGGCATCCTGCCCAGCCTCGTCAGCGAGGCGCCCGGCGGTTCGATCCTCGGCAACGTCATGCCGAACGCCAACTGGGTGCTGGTCAATCGTCTGCGCCTGTCGGAGATGCTGACGACCAACAAGCCGGTGCCGCAGGAATTCGACACGCTGGCGAAGATCGCCCGCCTGCCGCCGGCCGAGCGCACGCCGGCGCTCGTGCGTCACGTCAAGCGCTACTACTACCCCGACCTGACTGAGCAACAGATCGCCGCCATCTTTGGCCGCGACGGCGACGCGTTCTGGCAGGCCTACGCCTCCGGCAAGGTCGACGACGAATCGCTGCAGGGCTGGCTGCTGAACCTCATGACCAAGTCCGAGGTCGAGCAGTCTCCCTACTTTGAGGCCACGACGAAGGAGCAGGCGGCGCGTCTTGTGAAGGACGGCGACATCCAGGCGACGCTGTCGTGGCTGACGGCGATGGACCGCGCTGCCCGCGAGCGCGGCGTGCCGCTGATCCTGTTCATCGTGCCGCCGGGCACCGTCGATCCCGATTATGTCGCCTACTGGAAGCCGTGGCCGCGCTTCTACGCCTTCAACGTGATCGCCGACTACCGGCAGGATCGGCTGCTCGAAGCCCTGGCCAGGACGCAGATCCGCTACGTCGACCTGCGCAAGGATTTCGCCGGCGTGCGCGGTGCCTATCGGCGCAGCGACGCGCACTGGACCGACAAGGGCGTCGAGATCGCGGCGAACCGCGTCTACGAAGAACTGCGCAAGCTCGAGAAGCGCTAG
- a CDS encoding lysophospholipid acyltransferase family protein, with the protein MIRSLAFNLYFYLGTLLVAVIGILLVPIPTPVLLRGLLFHWARAVVWGMRWIGGMKIEYRGLENLPEHGPVLLANKHHSESDGILLAARIRGIAFVAMQELFRYPLIGTILYRLQMIRVDTCGGGRERENLAQFARRACDSGRHIAIYPEGNLMVPGERERYRSGIYYLYRDLDLPVTPVATSVGLLWNRRDWRKKAGRAAIEFLPAIQTGLDKQTFMRTLEETIETASDRLIAEFSGRPYAPSQLVLRSQGQTGIGMPITAPRATP; encoded by the coding sequence ATGATCCGCTCGTTAGCCTTCAATCTCTATTTCTATCTCGGCACACTGCTGGTTGCCGTGATCGGCATCCTGCTGGTCCCCATTCCCACGCCGGTCCTGCTGCGCGGCCTGCTGTTCCACTGGGCTCGCGCCGTCGTCTGGGGCATGCGCTGGATCGGCGGCATGAAGATCGAATACAGGGGCCTGGAGAACCTTCCCGAGCACGGACCGGTTCTGCTGGCCAACAAGCACCATAGCGAAAGCGACGGCATTCTCCTGGCGGCCCGCATTCGCGGCATCGCCTTCGTCGCGATGCAGGAACTCTTCCGCTACCCGCTGATCGGCACGATCCTCTATCGCCTGCAGATGATCCGCGTCGATACCTGCGGCGGCGGGCGCGAGCGCGAGAACCTCGCGCAGTTCGCCCGGCGCGCCTGCGACAGCGGCCGGCACATCGCGATCTACCCCGAAGGCAACCTGATGGTGCCGGGCGAACGCGAACGCTATCGCTCGGGCATCTACTATCTCTATCGCGACCTCGACCTGCCGGTGACGCCGGTCGCAACCTCGGTCGGCCTGCTGTGGAATCGCCGGGACTGGCGCAAGAAGGCGGGCCGGGCCGCGATCGAGTTCCTGCCCGCGATCCAGACAGGCCTCGACAAGCAGACCTTCATGCGCACGCTGGAAGAGACGATTGAAACCGCCAGCGACCGCCTCATCGCGGAATTCTCCGGCCGGCCCTATGCGCCCAGCCAGCTCGTGCTGCGCTCGCAGGGACAGACCGGCATCGGAATGCCGATCACCGCCCCTCGCGCAACGCCTTGA
- a CDS encoding acyl-CoA dehydrogenase family protein: MTTDLLAAVEAFFDTEILPRHREWAAHVSSHKGTPPFMAGLQARARAAGLWNLGLPDRMSSRAYAPIAEITGRLPWAPEVFNAQAPDVPNMIMLQHAASAEQKKRWLDPLLDGRIRSAFGMTEPDVASSDATNIATSLRRDGDDWVVNGRKWYITGGAHPACAFVIVMGVSRPEAARTGRHSCVIVPMPSPGLRVVRELRFLGWEDSIAPIAELDFKDVRVPAGNLLGEEGEGFAAAQVRLGPARLHHCMRAIGSCEVLVELMMARAAERRTFGRAVIDYDSTQQAIARSRIEIEQARLLVLRTAERLDSDGHQAAWRDVSMVKVAVPEMAQRIADRAMQLFGAMGGSDDAPIHRAYAVARMLRIADGPDEVHLRQIFRQERPARWTVANSPYMTPGDD, encoded by the coding sequence ATGACCACGGACCTGCTGGCTGCCGTCGAAGCCTTCTTCGACACCGAAATCCTCCCACGCCATCGCGAATGGGCGGCGCATGTCTCGTCACACAAGGGCACGCCGCCGTTCATGGCAGGGCTGCAGGCCAGGGCGCGCGCCGCGGGGCTGTGGAACCTCGGCCTGCCGGACCGCATGAGCAGTCGCGCCTATGCGCCGATCGCCGAGATCACGGGCCGCCTGCCGTGGGCGCCGGAAGTGTTCAACGCCCAGGCGCCCGACGTTCCCAACATGATCATGTTGCAGCATGCCGCGAGCGCCGAGCAGAAGAAGCGCTGGCTCGATCCGCTGCTGGACGGCCGCATCCGGTCGGCTTTCGGTATGACCGAACCCGACGTCGCTTCGTCCGATGCGACCAACATCGCCACGAGCCTGCGACGCGACGGCGACGACTGGGTGGTCAACGGCCGCAAGTGGTACATCACCGGCGGCGCGCATCCCGCTTGCGCCTTCGTGATTGTGATGGGCGTGTCGCGGCCCGAGGCGGCGCGCACCGGCCGGCATTCCTGCGTGATCGTGCCGATGCCGTCGCCCGGCCTGCGGGTCGTGCGAGAACTGCGTTTCCTCGGCTGGGAGGACAGTATCGCGCCCATCGCCGAACTCGACTTCAAGGATGTGCGTGTGCCGGCCGGGAACCTGTTGGGCGAAGAAGGCGAGGGCTTTGCGGCGGCACAGGTGCGGCTGGGGCCGGCGCGGCTGCATCACTGCATGCGTGCCATCGGGAGCTGCGAGGTCCTGGTCGAACTGATGATGGCGCGGGCCGCCGAACGGCGCACCTTCGGTCGGGCGGTGATCGACTACGATTCTACGCAACAGGCCATCGCCCGCTCCCGCATCGAGATCGAGCAGGCACGGCTGCTGGTGCTGCGCACGGCCGAGCGTCTGGACAGCGACGGACACCAGGCCGCCTGGCGCGACGTTTCCATGGTCAAGGTCGCGGTGCCGGAAATGGCCCAGCGCATCGCCGATCGGGCGATGCAACTGTTCGGCGCCATGGGCGGCAGCGACGATGCGCCGATCCATCGCGCCTATGCCGTCGCGCGCATGCTGCGGATTGCCGACGGGCCGGACGAGGTGCACCTGCGGCAGATCTTCCGTCAGGAGCGGCCGGCCCGGTGGACCGTCGCGAACTCGCCCTATATGACGCCGGGCGATGACTGA
- a CDS encoding molybdopterin-containing oxidoreductase family protein: MSPDDHAYPPVGRAKLQESGTTTVPSVCPHDCTSTCALDVERLSNTKIGRVRGSMRNDYTAGVICEKVARYAERVHHPDRLMKPMRRIGPKGSKQFAEISWTDALDIVAEQFIAKARQHGAETIWPYYYAGTMGLVQRDGINRLRHAMKYSRWFSTICVTLSDTGWIAGVGAKRGADVREIDEHAELVVIWGGNPVNTQVNVMTHAMKAKKRGAKLVVVDPYRTGTADQADIHLAVRPGTDGALAVGVMHVLFKEGYADWDYLRKYTDAPDELAAHVATRTPEWASKITGLSVDEIVSFARLYGQSKASFIRCHHGFSRSRNGAANMHAVTCLPAVTGAWKYKGGGALYGHTGMYPINKTLIEGLDMVDTSIRDLDQSRLGPILTNDAAALKNGPPVTGMLIQNTNPAMVCPELELVHKGFKRDDLFVCVHEQFMTETAAFADIVLPATMFLEHDDFYTASGHTFFQVTKAVIDAPGECRENHYVISELAKRLGAKHRGFDMTPWEIMDETLKVSNMWDAETNWQKGGQDFHLGFETSHFLDGFAWPDKKFRFKPDWAAYGGRGKEMPALPDHFDVIDNATDDKPFRLVAAPARTFLNSTFTETPSSQKREVRPTALMNPDDCAAMGIVEGERLEIGNERGKTIVNAKPRAGQQKGVVVVEGIWPNRNFETGIGINALTSADPGWPNGGAVFHDTAVWIRKAS, translated from the coding sequence ATGTCACCCGACGATCATGCCTACCCGCCGGTCGGCCGTGCCAAGCTGCAGGAGTCCGGCACGACGACCGTTCCGTCGGTGTGCCCGCACGACTGCACGAGTACCTGCGCGCTCGATGTCGAAAGACTGAGCAACACGAAGATCGGCCGCGTCCGCGGCTCGATGCGCAACGACTACACGGCGGGCGTGATCTGCGAAAAGGTCGCGCGCTACGCCGAGCGCGTCCATCACCCCGACCGTTTGATGAAGCCGATGCGCCGGATCGGGCCGAAGGGTTCGAAGCAGTTCGCCGAGATCTCGTGGACCGACGCGCTCGACATCGTGGCCGAGCAGTTCATCGCCAAGGCGCGTCAGCACGGTGCCGAGACCATCTGGCCCTATTATTATGCCGGCACGATGGGCCTGGTGCAGCGCGACGGCATCAACCGCCTGCGCCATGCGATGAAGTATTCGCGCTGGTTTTCGACCATCTGCGTCACGCTTTCCGACACCGGCTGGATCGCCGGCGTCGGCGCCAAGCGCGGCGCGGACGTGCGGGAGATCGACGAACATGCCGAGTTGGTGGTGATCTGGGGCGGCAATCCCGTGAACACCCAGGTCAACGTCATGACCCACGCGATGAAGGCCAAGAAGAGGGGCGCCAAGCTCGTCGTCGTCGATCCCTATCGTACGGGCACCGCCGACCAGGCCGACATCCACCTCGCGGTGCGTCCCGGCACGGACGGCGCGCTGGCGGTGGGCGTGATGCACGTCCTCTTCAAGGAGGGCTATGCCGATTGGGATTATCTGCGGAAGTACACCGACGCGCCGGATGAACTGGCGGCGCATGTCGCGACGCGCACGCCGGAATGGGCGTCGAAGATCACCGGCCTTTCGGTCGACGAGATCGTGTCCTTTGCGCGCCTATACGGGCAGAGCAAGGCGTCATTCATCCGCTGCCATCACGGCTTCAGCCGCAGCCGCAACGGCGCGGCCAACATGCATGCCGTGACCTGCCTGCCGGCCGTGACGGGGGCGTGGAAGTACAAGGGCGGCGGCGCGCTCTACGGCCATACCGGCATGTATCCGATCAACAAGACGCTGATCGAAGGTCTCGACATGGTCGATACGTCGATCCGCGATCTCGACCAGTCGCGCCTCGGGCCGATCCTCACCAACGATGCCGCGGCGCTGAAGAACGGACCGCCGGTCACCGGCATGCTGATCCAGAACACCAATCCGGCGATGGTCTGTCCGGAGCTCGAGCTGGTGCACAAGGGCTTCAAGCGCGACGACCTGTTCGTCTGCGTGCACGAGCAGTTCATGACCGAGACGGCGGCCTTCGCCGACATCGTGCTGCCGGCCACGATGTTCCTCGAGCACGACGATTTCTACACCGCGAGCGGCCACACCTTCTTCCAGGTGACCAAGGCGGTGATCGACGCGCCGGGCGAATGCCGCGAGAACCACTATGTGATCTCCGAGCTGGCCAAGCGCCTGGGCGCCAAGCATCGCGGCTTCGACATGACGCCGTGGGAGATCATGGACGAGACTCTCAAGGTCTCGAACATGTGGGATGCCGAGACCAACTGGCAGAAGGGCGGTCAGGACTTCCACCTGGGCTTCGAGACGTCGCATTTCCTCGACGGCTTCGCCTGGCCCGACAAGAAATTCCGCTTCAAGCCCGACTGGGCAGCCTATGGCGGTCGCGGCAAGGAAATGCCGGCGCTGCCCGACCATTTCGATGTGATCGACAATGCCACCGACGACAAGCCGTTCCGGCTGGTCGCGGCGCCGGCGCGCACGTTCCTCAACTCAACCTTCACCGAGACGCCGAGTTCGCAGAAGCGCGAGGTGCGGCCGACTGCTCTGATGAATCCCGACGATTGCGCCGCCATGGGAATCGTCGAGGGCGAGCGCCTGGAGATTGGCAACGAGCGCGGCAAGACGATCGTCAATGCCAAGCCCCGCGCCGGCCAGCAGAAGGGCGTCGTGGTGGTCGAGGGCATCTGGCCCAACCGCAACTTCGAGACCGGTATCGGCATCAATGCGCTGACCTCCGCCGATCCCGGCTGGCCTAACGGCGGCGCGGTGTTCCACGACACCGCCGTCTGGATCCGCAAGGCATCGTGA
- a CDS encoding SDR family NAD(P)-dependent oxidoreductase yields MKTFSSIVITGASSGIGEALALDYAAPGVALALTGRDVERLDTVTSACRAKGATVVSATIDVTDRDRFLPWLESFDDAHPVDLVIANAGISIDKDNSSLDDFSIIRKTLDVNINGVLNTVERLLPRMMERKRGQIGIVSSLAGFIGLPYSASYNASKAAVRVWGESIRYVVKKDGIGVSVICPGFVVSRITTDAPFPMPFMMTAARASSIIRRGLALNRPRIAFPIGTKAAVWLGTTLPGRWSARLLGAG; encoded by the coding sequence ATGAAGACCTTCTCAAGCATCGTGATCACCGGCGCGTCGAGTGGCATCGGCGAGGCCCTGGCCCTCGACTATGCAGCCCCCGGAGTGGCCCTGGCGCTTACCGGGCGTGACGTCGAGCGGCTTGATACCGTCACGTCCGCCTGTCGCGCGAAAGGCGCCACCGTCGTCTCGGCCACGATCGACGTCACCGACCGCGACCGCTTCCTGCCATGGCTGGAGAGCTTCGACGACGCACACCCTGTCGATCTCGTGATCGCCAATGCCGGCATCTCGATCGACAAGGACAATTCCTCGCTCGACGATTTCTCGATCATCCGCAAGACGCTCGACGTGAACATCAACGGCGTGCTGAACACCGTCGAGCGGCTGCTGCCGCGGATGATGGAACGCAAGCGCGGCCAGATCGGCATCGTCTCCTCGCTCGCTGGCTTCATTGGCCTGCCCTATTCGGCCTCCTACAACGCCAGCAAGGCAGCGGTGCGCGTCTGGGGCGAGAGCATCCGCTACGTGGTAAAGAAGGACGGCATCGGCGTCAGCGTCATCTGCCCCGGCTTCGTCGTCAGCCGCATCACCACCGACGCCCCCTTCCCGATGCCGTTCATGATGACCGCGGCCAGGGCGTCGTCGATCATCCGCCGCGGCCTCGCCCTGAACCGGCCGCGCATCGCCTTCCCGATCGGCACGAAGGCCGCCGTCTGGCTGGGTACGACCCTGCCCGGCCGCTGGTCCGCGCGATTGCTCGGCGCCGGCTAG
- a CDS encoding VWA domain-containing protein produces the protein MADKPSVPSTAGANAVDAFVRELGNLPANRTPGGRGRLLFAMDATASREPTWDHACAIQGEMFVAADALGGLDVRLAFYRGFEEFKVSKWTSDGRELARLMGGVRCAAGRTQIARLLRYAGDQRRESRLDAVVFVGDCCEEDVDAVGHEAGQLGLLGLPVFVFQEGDDRTASRLFPQIAKLTRGAYCRFDRSSPDQLRRLLGAVAAYAAGGRSALLKYGKDQGGVAALLTNQMK, from the coding sequence GTGGCCGACAAACCCAGTGTTCCGTCTACCGCAGGTGCGAACGCCGTCGATGCATTCGTGCGCGAGCTCGGCAACTTGCCGGCCAATCGCACGCCGGGCGGCCGCGGCCGGCTGCTGTTCGCCATGGACGCGACGGCGAGCCGCGAGCCGACCTGGGATCATGCCTGCGCCATCCAGGGCGAGATGTTCGTGGCCGCCGATGCGCTGGGCGGCCTCGACGTGCGGCTCGCCTTCTATCGCGGCTTCGAGGAATTCAAAGTGAGCAAGTGGACGTCGGACGGCCGCGAGCTGGCGCGCCTGATGGGTGGGGTGCGCTGCGCCGCCGGCCGCACGCAGATCGCGCGGCTGCTGCGCTACGCCGGAGACCAGCGCCGCGAGAGCCGGCTCGACGCCGTGGTCTTCGTGGGCGATTGCTGCGAGGAGGATGTCGACGCGGTCGGCCACGAGGCGGGCCAGCTCGGCTTGCTCGGCCTGCCCGTGTTCGTGTTCCAGGAAGGCGACGATCGCACGGCCTCGCGTCTCTTTCCCCAGATCGCAAAGTTGACGCGTGGCGCCTACTGCAGGTTCGACCGTTCGAGCCCGGATCAACTCAGGCGCCTGCTGGGCGCCGTCGCCGCCTATGCTGCCGGCGGCCGCTCCGCGCTGTTGAAGTACGGCAAGGACCAGGGCGGCGTGGCCGCGCTTCTCACCAACCAGATGAAATGA
- a CDS encoding MFS transporter produces the protein MTGNAPSFATLLLRVFLPFALAYFLSYIFRGVNAVIFPYLERDVGITAGDLGLLTSAFFLFFAGCQPILGVMLDRYGPRRVQAVLLAMAAIGSALFGLSLSLGELIVARVLIGLGFAGGLMAAIKAITLWYPPERWGLITGFHMMAGGLGSMAATLPIQWSLSVISWQGLFFWLAGLCLVVSAILFTVVPERGVPAQQGTLRDQFRITGIVLTNGFFWRIQPLLTFQQMAFIAAITLWIGPWLRDVGGIASHEARADIQLYTTAVMTAGFALSGVLAGAFRRIGISDFASANLVSVLFTLVCAWLAFLPSFHPVAAWLLFGFLGAYPIQYMPLLARSFPPQYAGRVSTSSNLVVFTVIFAGQWAIGKVVDLWPRTATGYSPDGYSWSFGLLFILQVAGLAWLLLSRARPLLQESPPAG, from the coding sequence ATGACCGGAAACGCCCCCTCCTTCGCCACGCTGCTGCTGCGCGTCTTCCTGCCATTCGCGCTCGCCTATTTCCTCTCCTACATCTTCCGTGGCGTGAATGCGGTGATCTTCCCGTATCTCGAACGGGATGTCGGCATCACGGCGGGCGACCTCGGCCTTCTTACCTCGGCCTTCTTCCTGTTCTTCGCCGGCTGCCAGCCGATCCTCGGCGTCATGCTCGACCGTTACGGGCCGCGTCGCGTGCAGGCCGTGCTGCTGGCGATGGCCGCGATCGGCTCGGCGCTGTTTGGCCTCAGCCTCTCGCTGGGCGAGCTGATCGTGGCGCGCGTGCTGATCGGCCTCGGATTCGCGGGCGGCCTGATGGCCGCGATCAAGGCGATCACGCTCTGGTATCCGCCGGAACGCTGGGGACTGATCACAGGCTTCCACATGATGGCGGGCGGCCTGGGTTCGATGGCGGCGACGCTGCCGATCCAGTGGTCGCTCTCGGTCATCAGCTGGCAGGGCCTGTTCTTCTGGCTGGCCGGCCTCTGCCTCGTCGTCTCGGCGATCCTGTTCACCGTCGTGCCCGAGCGCGGCGTTCCCGCACAGCAGGGCACCTTGCGCGACCAGTTCCGCATCACCGGCATCGTGCTGACCAACGGCTTCTTCTGGCGCATCCAGCCGCTGCTCACCTTCCAGCAGATGGCCTTCATCGCCGCGATCACGCTGTGGATCGGGCCCTGGCTGCGCGATGTCGGCGGTATCGCCAGTCACGAGGCCCGCGCCGATATCCAGCTCTACACGACGGCAGTCATGACCGCGGGCTTCGCGCTGAGCGGTGTGCTGGCCGGCGCCTTCCGCCGCATCGGCATCAGCGACTTCGCCTCGGCCAACCTAGTCAGCGTTCTGTTCACCCTGGTCTGTGCCTGGCTCGCCTTCCTGCCGTCGTTCCATCCGGTCGCGGCCTGGCTGCTGTTCGGCTTCCTCGGCGCCTATCCGATCCAGTACATGCCGCTGCTCGCGCGCTCGTTCCCCCCGCAATATGCCGGCCGGGTCAGCACCAGTTCGAACCTCGTGGTTTTCACGGTGATCTTCGCCGGACAGTGGGCGATCGGCAAAGTCGTCGACCTGTGGCCGCGTACTGCGACCGGCTACTCGCCCGACGGCTACAGCTGGTCGTTCGGCCTGCTGTTCATCCTGCAGGTTGCGGGTCTGGCGTGGCTTCTTCTGTCGCGGGCGCGTCCGCTTCTGCAGGAGAGCCCCCCGGCAGGTTGA
- the gmk gene encoding guanylate kinase, which translates to MLNEDAAAITRRGLMLVLSSPSGAGKTTLSRQLLDNDKQIQLSVSATTRARRSGETDGVDYHFVDTATFSGMIERGEFLEHARVFDHFYGTPSAPVEAALIAGRDVLFDIDWQGTQQLKEKAGSDLVTVFILPPSTRDLERRLITRAQDSMEVVQKRMAKAADEMSHWAEYDYQIINRDIATSLMELKSILTAERLKRERQVGLSAFVKALREGR; encoded by the coding sequence ATGTTGAATGAGGATGCCGCCGCGATCACGCGGCGCGGCCTGATGCTCGTCCTGTCCTCGCCGTCGGGGGCGGGCAAGACCACCCTGTCGCGGCAGCTTCTCGACAACGACAAGCAGATCCAGCTCAGCGTCTCGGCGACCACGCGCGCGCGCCGCTCCGGCGAGACGGATGGCGTAGACTACCATTTCGTCGATACAGCCACCTTCAGCGGCATGATCGAGCGCGGCGAGTTCCTGGAGCACGCGCGCGTGTTCGACCATTTCTACGGCACGCCGTCTGCGCCGGTGGAAGCGGCGCTCATCGCCGGCCGCGACGTGTTGTTCGACATCGACTGGCAGGGCACCCAGCAGCTCAAGGAAAAGGCCGGCAGCGACCTGGTGACGGTTTTCATCCTGCCGCCGTCGACGCGCGACCTCGAGCGCCGCCTGATCACCCGTGCCCAGGATTCGATGGAAGTCGTGCAGAAGCGGATGGCCAAGGCCGCCGACGAGATGAGCCACTGGGCCGAGTACGACTACCAGATCATCAACCGCGACATCGCCACCAGCCTGATGGAGCTCAAGTCCATCCTGACGGCCGAGCGGCTGAAGCGCGAGCGGCAGGTCGGCCTCTCGGCCTTCGTCAAGGCGTTGCGCGAGGGGCGGTGA
- a CDS encoding YicC/YloC family endoribonuclease, with protein sequence MTGYARAQGSDDRRRWVWEARSVNGRNLEIRCRVPPGFDRLENPARAAVGGRVKRGNVSLTLTISSERQAKPLSINRSLLAELATLVDEVRKTTGAAPPSADGLLRVRGVIEEEDGGQDSEETLVILDKALQATLDEALKGLVVSRAAEGKALATVIDGHVEEIEALCVRATERAVAQIGTVRARFEAQLAELLGRVPALSEERFAQEVALLVGKADVREELDRLTAHIAQARTLLADARADNPVGRKFDFLCQEFNREANTLCSKSADIELTRIGIDLKGAVERMREQVQNVE encoded by the coding sequence ATGACGGGATACGCCCGGGCGCAGGGATCGGATGACCGGCGGCGCTGGGTTTGGGAAGCGCGCAGCGTCAACGGGCGAAACCTCGAGATCCGCTGCCGCGTACCGCCGGGCTTCGACCGCCTCGAAAATCCCGCACGCGCCGCGGTCGGCGGGCGGGTGAAGCGCGGCAACGTCTCGCTCACCCTGACCATCTCGAGCGAACGCCAGGCCAAGCCGCTCAGCATCAACCGGTCCTTGCTGGCCGAATTGGCGACCTTGGTCGACGAGGTGCGAAAGACCACGGGCGCCGCGCCTCCATCGGCCGACGGACTGCTGCGTGTGCGCGGGGTCATCGAGGAAGAGGATGGGGGCCAGGACTCCGAGGAGACGCTGGTTATCCTCGACAAGGCGCTGCAGGCGACCCTCGACGAGGCGCTGAAGGGGCTTGTCGTGTCCCGCGCGGCCGAGGGCAAGGCGCTCGCGACGGTCATCGATGGCCATGTCGAGGAGATCGAAGCCCTTTGTGTCCGGGCAACGGAACGCGCGGTCGCTCAGATCGGCACGGTGCGTGCGCGCTTCGAGGCGCAGCTCGCCGAATTGCTCGGCCGCGTGCCGGCGCTGTCGGAGGAGCGCTTTGCCCAGGAAGTCGCGTTGCTGGTCGGCAAGGCCGACGTGCGCGAGGAACTCGACCGACTCACCGCGCACATCGCCCAGGCGCGGACCCTGCTGGCCGATGCCCGGGCCGACAATCCGGTGGGGCGGAAGTTCGATTTCCTCTGCCAGGAGTTCAATCGCGAGGCCAATACGTTGTGCTCGAAGTCGGCGGACATCGAGCTGACGCGCATCGGCATCGATCTCAAGGGCGCCGTCGAGCGCATGCGGGAGCAGGTCCAGAATGTTGAATGA